The following is a genomic window from bacterium.
TTGTTACTTCCCCTATCTTTTTTGGTTCTATTTCTGCTCAAACAAAGATGATGATAGATAGGTTTCAATGTCAATGGCTTGGTATAAATTTTTTTAAGTCATTTAAACCAAAAAGGAAAAAAGGAATTTTTATTTGTGTTGAGGCAAGTAATAGAGATGATTTTATTGATAATGCAAGAAGTATAATTAAAAATTTTTTTGCAACGATTGGTGCAAGTTATTATGGAGAAATAATATGTAAAGGGGTTGATGAAAAAGGTAAAGTGAAAGAGAAAAAAGAATGTTTTGAGAAAATAAAA
Proteins encoded in this region:
- a CDS encoding flavodoxin family protein, with protein sequence MKVIGICGSPRKNGNSEILLDEFLSYFKEKAEVRKIYLNLLKFVPCQECENIRKDGRCKINDDMQNVYDEIENSDIVVVTSPIFFGSISAQTKMMIDRFQCQWLGINFFKSFKPKRKKGIFICVEASNRDDFIDNARSIIKNFFATIGASYYGEIICKGVDEKGKVKEKKECFEKIKEIYTGLKEKNNG